The sequence TTTGGGTAGATGACGACTTTGTGTTCACTAAAGGAACTCGCCTTGAAAATTTCCTCGAAAAATTTCAGCATCCAAACTTAACAATCGATGTTGTCGGCGGTACTTTTGGCGACAAGGATGGTAACCCAATGAAAACGACTAATTGCAATGGTTGCCGTACAGTTGAAGTTACTAATAACTATGAAAACGACGACGGCAACTGTGTGATTGTTAAGCGTAACAATAAATACCATGCTGTGAAAGAATTCCCAAAATGTTTCTTCGCTGATGGCACTACGAATTTCTTCATGGCAAAAACCAGTTCAACCAGGAGCGTTGGTTTTGATCCATTTTACAACAGAATGGGACATGAAGAATTCCATATCGATGGATTGGGAAAACTGCGTACGATGGGATGTACAGATGTGAACATTTTACACAGTCgaaacacaaataaaaagtacaaagaaTATCGGAATCTTGGTGGGGTATTTAACCCAGACCGAAGTTCATGCAATCGCCACACTCTatttaaaaattatttgaaatgtttgaactTTTGATTGGATACGATTGGAGCAACCAAATGCTGACCACATTGTTGGTGCCTACTTATTATAAGAGTGTTGTTTGTAGAGTTTTCTAGTTTTCCACGGTGATTGGTGACTCTCATATATCCAAGACATAACCTTCGGTGTTTTATTCCAGTAGTAAAGTGTTCTGTTTTCATCATCTCGGAGAAATATACAACTTGAAACTGGTGGTGTGTATTGTGATAACTGACTATTTTAAAGTTGTCTGTACAAATCATTAGAAGTTATACTATTATAAAATGAACTACGTCagacatttcatttcacatcAAAGGGAATTGAATTGTCATATTATCAGATCATCAATGAGCAGCATTGCTTTATCTAATATGATAGAAGACGTATGATTTCTAATTTGAATCGGTGATCTCCAAAACCTTGCAGCTTTTACAACTGAAGCCAtttgacttgaaacaaaatattgcGTGTCGCGACAAATAtcttattgatattaatattgctCGATTCTATGGCCTGGCTctacaaaaaatgtatcaacagtgtttgttttttgttatctttggCGTGACAGTAATCTTACCAGGCTAGCATTACTACATTTTAGTTGTGTAACAACGCATACTTTTTAGGGAATACCAGtagattaaaatttacttcaaCTTCTTTTAGGTAGTTTGATAAAATAGGACAATCCCAGTAAGATATTTATGAAGGCGgatgaaaatatatttcaacttaGAAGTTTAAGTTGATTTCATTGTTATTTCCGCTTACTACTGTCTATACAACAGGGAGACTTCGAATTATTCTTTGAGGATGGAACAAGGGGCAATTTAAAAATATTGATtgaacttgtaaaaaaaaatctgaccCGCGTGTCTCGAATTAAACTTGAATGCTTAGCATGTATGCCAGTGTGTGCTCGGAAGTGTAATGCATTTAAATGTTtctttattgtattatattgttgttttattttgtatttcttaaaCTGATTGGACAGTTCCTGTCGACACCATCAATGAGAAATTTCAAAACCTAGCCACTTCTGGattattgtaaaaataaaaccaaTCAGGAGTTAAACGGTAGGATGGTTGCCATCTCCATGCACACTAGAAATTCCCATTTCTGTTTAATATGTTAAGTCAAAACTAATTAATGCCGACTGCAGTAATACAAAATTATACCATGTTGGGGCTATTACTTTGGCAACTTAATCTTTTTgatgttatgtatatatgtttgaggTGTTGGTAATACTGTCGGTACATGTGAGATGATACATCTTACCCATGGCTATCTCTTTGTGCACATATTTCTAATAAGGTGAATAAATCACGTATTATGGTATCAGTAAGCTATGTCATTACCTCGTGACGTGAGTCTTTCTTCATTAGTGATTGGTGGCTGACAAGACAGCACAGTGACGACACGTTTCTTTCAGATAACGTCAGTGACGGTGCCTCACTCTAGCACTGCAATTATCAATTGAACTAATCAAGGACACGTATAGTTAGTAAATAAAAGTGAGGATCCAGGAAGGGATGGCAGCATTGCAGGAAGGGCTGGCTGCATTGGACGGTGGgtcatatttacaaatatattctGGCCGAGTGTCATGTTTAAGAAGTCAAGGGCGGGTCATATTTTACTATAAtgttatctaactttgcattgttGTGTGATGTTGATATCCTCGCGGCCCATTGCGGCCATTTTCACATCCAACCGTTGTTCATCCAACCACAGACTGGAAGGTACGTTGTGTCACGCCTCCGTCTCCGGCCTGCTATTAAGGGTTAACctatgtgtgagggcgtcccaTCACAGCGTACCGTACAGACTAATCCAGCCAGAGGGTGCGCGAGCATATAATTGATTGATAGATCGAATGATCGACTCGATTGAATGATTCGGTTTTGTGGTTAGGCACAACTTATTTTTGTGCGATATTGAtaaattgactgattgatttctATGgggatataaaactgttccctGGCAACTTATATCTCTTTCAGCTGATTATAATATTCTCTTCAAATtgattgactaaataaagataTTCAGTCCAATCTTCTGctcttatcttaattaaaatATCCCTAGTCTTTTATTGATGCTGTTGGAATTTTCTAAAGGACGAGGttgttaaaaaatatatagacCAATGATTTGTGAATTGACCCAGGTCTAGGGATTCATTTGTTTGTCGGAGATGACGTTCTTTCATTAAATATTCTCCATACTTTAATCCCTAAATCGCATACTTTTAAAATCACAGCCCTTTAGACGCATTTAGAAGGGTCTGCGGCACACTAGTTGATGGCAAATTTctaataataatgtttgtttgttttttggtttgtttttttttcaattgaagTGCACCACCAACGACAATTCGTTCAACAACCAGTGATCATGACGGGGCCAACTATAGGTACGTGTGTTTCAGTGTCACGACCTTGTCCAGTGACTTTCCGCGATAGATTCGATTGACATATCTAAACACCTTACTAATATAGTGTATCTGAATTTCTCACTTCCAAGACTAACTTTACACTCACTtttatgcaataatgttttgaGAAGGAACCTTTTCTATGAACAATGATAAGCATCTGCCATGCAGtttctatataatatttattgcTTTTACATGCTTGACTATGTTGTTAAAGAAAGCTCTCCATATAGTACTAACACCAGACATATATTGATTggcatattttcaatttttgtagCAGAAGCAATCaaagtatatggtatatttattaTTCCCAATAATCCCTGATTTCTATGCATGGATATGTATTTCcagcaaacaagcaaacaaagaattttaaaaacTATTTACTGCATTTCAAATAAccaattgaattttttttgcaaaagTGCACAAAATGGAAAATAATGGCACTTGATGTCAGGCATTATATACAAACCATTACAAGTTATACTGTTATCAAATGAACTATGTCTGGAGTTTAATTTCACATCAAAAAGAATTGAATTGGGAATTCGAAGCAAGTCATAATTTCAGCTCAATAAGCAACTTTTCTTTATCTAATGGAAAGCGTGCACGTGTGATTTATAATTTGAACTGGTGATCTCCACATACTTACAGCTTTTGCAACAAAAGCCAattgacttgaaacaaaatattgcGCTTCGCGCAGTTTGCCGCGATCAAATAGGTATTTTACGGCAAATCATCGAACAATCGCTACCTCtcagttttatattatatatcttcaatattattattttcgTATCATGTTGTTTGCTGCAAATATAGACGCAAATCGGTCCAAAGTGATAtgaacaccaaaagtaatgaAGAGTATACATATCTTGTTATGTAGACATGATTTACAGGAAATTGAGCAAAGTTTTACCATAAATGCTATGAAGGTGTCTGTCgtatgcaagaaatggcttaATTATGATAGCTCCAGAGtctaaaggtcaaggtcaaagatcaaTATCTTAATAAGAATGCTTGCACTTAtaaatatggggtagacacttgaattgagtaTCTATGTATCACGGTTTATACAAAACACAGAACTAAACAATTGTGACTTTATTACAGTCCGCCATAGTTCGGAAAAGCACATGTAACTTCTAATATATCAATACGACAGTGATAAGGCTACTAATAACTCAGAATTGGTATACATATAATTGGGCTAACAATAAAGTAGTTCCAAAAATAATCACACTTACAGTATTCGAGTTAAGCAGTAAATAGTGATTTTTATCCACACATATGGCTGTCAAAGACCACAGAATTAATATCAATTCCCATGTGGGAAGTAGGCGATCACTCCGACTAATGAAAtataggtaaataaagaaatcgaacACGTTTTCACGTCGTATTCGCAACTGACgccagattttaatcagattggattaATATCTAATAGAGAGAACAGCTTGAAGATAATTCTCTCTAAACGTTCATTCCACATTTCAATATCTGTGTAATATATGAATTGTGTAGGTAGTATATTTAAAGGTGCATTATTGTTACATTGCTGGTGAGAGTGGAATCGGTGTTTCTAAAATCATACGTGCTTATCCATtgctccatatatatatatatatatatatatatatatatatatatatatatatatatatatatatatatatatatatatatacatacatatatatatatatatatatatatatatatatatatatatatatatatatggagtatatatgtatatatatatggagtATATACACACAAGTACGCATATGTTTAAATTTAACAACATATGAGTGCGATGAGTTATGCGATTTTCAAGAGTAAACACCTCATTACAGAACAACACCCACAACAGCTGAAAATAACACCACCCTAAACAATACACTTTTCTCTCAGCAATGATGGCTGTGAAACTCTCACGGGAAGCGTAATAGTTTTTAATgcattatcacataaatactgtgtgacgtcaaacagggcaaataaaaaatccatatcacccctgttctataTTTTTTCATTCTACTGTTCGAGTGTTCCTGCTAATCCTACGCTACGGTCaagttatcgtaataattatatgtattttcaaaacgtaaatggacacattacgttacatatatccttgggtGGCATGAGTTTGGTACGCTGTGGtacttatttttatttgataaatgttattctatctaaaaagcctgtagattatcgatgtagcagccggcaagcttacttccgattttccatCGAGCTTAGAGCTCCACAGACTTACACAGCCCTagcaaatatgattaaaatgacgaaACAAAAGTCCTATTCAGACAAATcctacttacgttttaaactaaatttgatattacacaCACTTctcaaggttataaccgataattttggttgagaaaccacaaaACAGAATGACCGATACAATGGAGGTAAGTAGGACCTTGTGACAGGTCACGCATTCACGTAATTTGCGTAGCGATCGGGCAcattttttaatacgcgatgaaaGAATATAGTGTGATGAAACGATGCAGTATTCCAATAACACactttaaaattttagaaaaatatgggggaatacttagttatgtgagaaataataaaatataatcccatgaaatcaatgtttgttttatgtgataatgctcctcgtatgattccaccatctacaaattctcgcctaccggctccttttttatttgtattagtccgcggaatcatactcggaggattatgacgtaaaactaagattgatttcatgggatattatataaatatctaATCAATGCACATACTGTTCTCAGATCAGCTGAACTCCATGATGGCACTGTCGACTAAATATAAAACGCTGCAGTGTATTGTAATCATAGCTGTTATAATTGGTGTTGTATTCTTGTATAGACATAATGACTGGAAAACTGTAACTGCAACGTACCCTCAACAAGATCAACCTGGCCAACAGCAATACAAGAGCAGAATCCTGTTTACAAATAGTTTTCCAACTGTTACCAGAGATAACATGGTTATAAAACAAGGGATCCAGAGGCAAAATTTATCATGCAAGTGTGGGAGTGGGGGGAAATCCATGACAGATTTTTTGGACGACCGTAGTAAACAACGCCGAGAACGTGAATTGACCGAGTGGAAGAGGCAGCAATCGAACGACCCGGTGATGATATGTGAAGCCTTTTCACCATTACGATATCCTGCAGGAGGTGTAACTGTACAACCACTCAAGTCAACACGTCTACACGGTCTAGAATTACACATCGATAGTACGGATTTTCCACCCGAAGAcgaacagtttcatattgtggTAAGATGTAAAAATTCGAAAGGTGTGTTAGTTCTATACAAATATGAGGATAATAGGAGTGTGAGAGTTAGTGGAAATAACTCTCCCAAAGTGACTATCATAGCTAACAAGAATGAAATACACGCGATCAATACAGTTTTGGCAAATTTAAACTATAAAAGCACAGTTTATGAAATCAATACAAGAGATGTAATCTATGTCAcatttttgaactttgaaatcTCTATTCATGTTCACATAAAAAAACCTGAAGTACCAAAGTTATACGATCCAGGCCCGTCTGGTGATATCAACTCATTGGTAACTATTATCACAAAAACGTTTGAACGGTATGATGCAGTCAAAAAACTCATTTCTAGTGTACACACATTTTATCCAAACATTACCATAGTTGTCGCTGACGATTCCGAGTTTCCAGAGAAACTCAGCAGtcctaatgtgaaacattacaTTATGCCTTTTGCGGAAGGGTGGTTCGCTGGCAGAAATTTAGCCCTTAGTCAGGTAAGAACCAAATATTTAGTTTGGGTAGATGACGATTTTGTGTTCACTAAAGGAACTCGCCTTGAAAATTTCCTCGAAAAATTTCAGCATCCAAACTTAACAATCGATGTTGTCGGCGGTACTTTTGGCGACAAGAATGGTAATCCAATGAATTCGACAAATTGCAATGGTTGTCGTACAGTTGAAGTTACTAATAACTATGAAAACGACGACGGCAACTGTGTGATTGTTAAGCGTAACAATAAATACCATGCTGTGAAAGAATTCCCAAAATGTTTCTTCGCTGATGGCACTACGAATTTCTTCATGGCAAAAACCAGTTCAACCAGGAGCGTTGGTTTTGATCCATTTTACGAGAGAGTGGGACATCAAGAATTCCATATCGATGGATTGGGAAAACTGCGTACGATGGGATGTACAGATGTGAACATTTTACACAGTCgaaacacaaataaaaagtacaaagaaTATCGGAATCTTGGTGGGGTATTTAACCCAGA comes from Glandiceps talaboti chromosome 11, keGlaTala1.1, whole genome shotgun sequence and encodes:
- the LOC144442723 gene encoding beta-1,4 N-acetylgalactosaminyltransferase 1-like codes for the protein MALSTKYKTLQCIVIIAVIIGVVFLYRHNDWKTVTATYPQQDQPGQQQYKSRILFTNSFPTVTRDNMVIKQGIQRQNLSCKCGSGGKSMTDFLDDRSKQRRERELTEWKRQQSNDPVMICEAFSPLRYPAGGVTVQPLKSTRLHGLELHIDSTDFPPEDEQFHIVVRCKNSKGVLVLYKYEDNRSVRVSGNNSPKVTIIANKNEIHAINTVLANLNYKSTVYEINTRDVIYVTFLNFEISIHVHIKKPEVPKLYDPGPSGDINSLVTIITKTFERYDAVKKLISSVHTFYPNITIVVADDSEFPEKLSSPNVKHYIMPFAEGWFAGRNLALSQVRTKYLVWVDDDFVFTKGTRLENFLEKFQHPNLTIDVVGGTFGDKNGNPMNSTNCNGCRTVEVTNNYENDDGNCVIVKRNNKYHAVKEFPKCFFADGTTNFFMAKTSSTRSVGFDPFYERVGHQEFHIDGLGKLRTMGCTDVNILHSRNTNKKYKEYRNLGGVFNPDRSSWNRHTLFKNYLKCLNF